A genome region from Micromonospora peucetia includes the following:
- a CDS encoding DUF692 domain-containing protein, translating into MTGPHGVGIGWRPEIAGFVADLPGLRFVEVVAEGVTATGPLPAGLATLRERGVTVVPHGVRLSLGGAEPVDPARVAHLGAVAELVGAPLVSEHIAFVRAGGVEAGHLLPLPRSREAVDAVCANVARAQAELPVPIALEPIAALFDWPDDELDEADFLTEILDRTGAFLLLDIANVYANARNRSADPVALLDRLPLDRVSYVHVAGGTDHGGYYHDTHTDPVPPAVLDLLRELCARHRPPALLLERDGHYPPAPVLRAELDALAAASGFPVVT; encoded by the coding sequence ATGACCGGGCCACACGGCGTCGGCATCGGCTGGCGGCCGGAGATCGCCGGGTTCGTCGCCGACCTGCCCGGGCTGCGCTTCGTGGAGGTGGTCGCGGAGGGCGTCACCGCCACGGGGCCGCTGCCGGCGGGGCTCGCCACGCTGCGGGAGCGCGGCGTGACGGTCGTACCACACGGCGTGCGGCTCTCCCTCGGCGGCGCGGAACCGGTCGACCCGGCGCGGGTCGCCCACCTGGGCGCGGTGGCGGAGCTGGTCGGGGCGCCGCTGGTCAGCGAGCACATCGCCTTCGTCCGGGCCGGTGGCGTCGAGGCCGGCCACCTGCTGCCGCTGCCCCGCAGCCGGGAGGCGGTCGACGCGGTCTGCGCCAACGTCGCCCGCGCGCAGGCGGAGCTGCCGGTGCCGATCGCGCTGGAACCGATCGCGGCCCTGTTCGACTGGCCAGACGACGAGCTGGACGAGGCCGACTTCCTCACCGAGATCCTGGACCGCACCGGCGCGTTCCTGCTGCTCGACATCGCCAACGTGTACGCCAACGCCCGCAACCGGAGCGCCGACCCGGTCGCGCTGCTCGACCGGCTGCCGCTGGACCGGGTGTCCTACGTGCACGTCGCTGGCGGCACCGACCACGGCGGCTACTACCACGACACGCACACCGATCCGGTGCCCCCGGCGGTGCTCGACCTGCTGCGCGAGTTGTGTGCCCGCCACCGGCCGCCGGCTCTCCTGCTGGAACGCGACGGGCACTACCCGCCCGCCCCGGTGCTCCGCGCCGAGCTGGACGCCCTCGCCGCCGCGTCCGGTTTCCCGGTGGTGACGTGA
- a CDS encoding TIGR04222 domain-containing membrane protein, translating into MTVLAAPGDTWGISGPAFLGVYLLAAVVIIVGTVVHRLTVLSGPSVNDVGQLGPQQVAYLNGGEQLAIWASLGGLRSSGAIGVRPDRRLATGGPRPAGTTPLDQAIHFAASRNATTRELRRDEWVRRALEQLRTSLEQLGLAVAPARRTALRRGAFLLSALLLVGILRIFAGLANDRPVGWLVLSQIPLIVAAVLLHRVPWRTRAATLTLRSLRKQHTYLAPASAPAYATYGAAGAAMGVALFGTASLWAMDPGFAAQAEIQRQAISGTGSSSGGDGGSSSGGDGGSCGGGGGGGGGGCGGGCGGGCGG; encoded by the coding sequence ATGACCGTCCTCGCCGCACCTGGTGACACCTGGGGCATCTCCGGTCCCGCCTTCCTCGGGGTCTATCTCCTCGCGGCCGTCGTGATCATCGTCGGTACGGTCGTGCACCGGCTCACGGTCCTCTCCGGCCCATCGGTGAACGACGTGGGCCAGCTCGGCCCGCAGCAGGTCGCCTATCTCAACGGCGGGGAGCAGTTGGCGATCTGGGCCTCGCTCGGCGGGCTGCGCAGCAGCGGGGCGATCGGCGTACGGCCGGACCGGCGACTGGCCACCGGCGGTCCGCGGCCGGCCGGGACCACGCCCCTGGACCAGGCGATCCACTTCGCCGCCAGCCGGAACGCCACCACCCGGGAACTGCGCCGCGACGAGTGGGTCCGCCGGGCGCTCGAGCAGCTCAGGACCAGTCTGGAGCAGCTCGGGCTCGCGGTCGCACCGGCCCGCCGGACCGCGCTGCGCCGCGGTGCGTTCCTGCTCTCCGCCCTGCTGCTGGTCGGCATCTTGCGGATCTTCGCGGGCCTGGCGAACGACCGACCGGTGGGCTGGCTGGTGCTGAGCCAGATTCCGCTGATCGTGGCCGCCGTCCTCCTGCACCGGGTGCCCTGGCGCACCCGCGCCGCCACCCTGACGCTGCGGAGCCTGCGCAAGCAGCACACCTACCTCGCGCCCGCCTCGGCCCCCGCCTACGCCACCTACGGCGCGGCAGGCGCCGCGATGGGGGTCGCGTTGTTCGGCACCGCCTCGCTGTGGGCGATGGACCCCGGTTTCGCCGCCCAGGCCGAGATCCAGCGGCAGGCGATCAGCGGCACCGGCAGTTCATCCGGCGGCGACGGCGGCAGTTCCTCCGGCGGTGACGGCGGCTCGTGCGGCGGTGGCGGTGGCGGTGGCGGTGGCGGCTGTGGCGGAGGATGCGGAGGCGGGTGCGGCGGATGA
- a CDS encoding TetR/AcrR family transcriptional regulator produces the protein MPRVSQDQLDARRQEILAAARACFARHGYEGATVRRLEEATRLSRGAIFHHFRDKDSLFLAVAEDDAAAMVETVARNGLVQVMRDLLAGAVSPDTTGWLGSQLEVSRRLRTDPAFAKRWAERAAAIAEATRDRLARQREAGVLREDVPIDVLAQFLELAYDGLVLHLAMGRPAGDLGPVLDLVEEAVRRR, from the coding sequence GTGCCCAGAGTAAGCCAGGACCAGCTCGACGCGCGCCGGCAGGAGATCCTCGCCGCCGCGCGGGCGTGTTTCGCCCGGCACGGCTACGAGGGCGCCACCGTACGCAGGCTCGAAGAGGCCACCCGACTGTCCCGGGGTGCGATCTTCCACCACTTCCGCGACAAGGACTCCCTCTTCCTGGCGGTCGCCGAGGACGACGCCGCGGCCATGGTGGAGACGGTGGCCCGCAACGGCCTGGTCCAGGTCATGCGGGACCTGCTGGCTGGCGCGGTCTCCCCCGACACCACCGGCTGGCTCGGCAGCCAGCTGGAGGTGTCCCGGCGGCTGCGGACCGACCCGGCGTTCGCCAAGCGGTGGGCGGAGCGGGCCGCCGCCATCGCCGAGGCGACCCGGGACCGGCTGGCCCGGCAGCGGGAGGCGGGCGTGCTCCGCGAGGACGTACCCATCGACGTGCTGGCCCAGTTCCTCGAACTCGCCTACGACGGCCTGGTGCTACACCTGGCGATGGGCCGCCCCGCCGGCGACCTCGGCCCGGTGCTCGATCTGGTCGAGGAGGCCGTCCGCCGCCGGTGA
- a CDS encoding carbon-nitrogen hydrolase family protein, which yields MTPLPTAVAVPAAPLTVAAVQAEPVPGDVAGNAASAALLVRRATERGARVTVLPELFLPAYHLPTLAADPAGTDVAADLAAGVDDPRLDPLREAARDGGGAVVVGAAVRHPDGRRTISALLVDRSGEVRVGYDKQQLWSGERELFVAGDRGSTLLVDDWRLGLGICYDGCFPEHGRAAAADGAHGYLCPSGYLAGSEHRRDLYYAARALDNTMYVVFANLVGGADPWRFNGGAAVYDPEGRALARGADIGEAVLVVALAPETLAATRAAHCMLLDRLPDQGRTRSALPA from the coding sequence GTGACGCCACTCCCCACCGCCGTCGCGGTCCCCGCCGCACCGCTGACCGTCGCGGCCGTGCAGGCCGAGCCCGTCCCCGGCGACGTGGCCGGCAACGCGGCGAGCGCCGCCCTGCTGGTCCGCCGGGCCACGGAGCGGGGTGCCAGGGTGACCGTGTTGCCCGAGCTCTTCCTGCCGGCGTACCACCTGCCGACACTCGCCGCCGATCCGGCCGGCACCGACGTCGCGGCCGACCTCGCTGCGGGGGTCGACGACCCGCGGCTGGACCCGCTGCGCGAGGCGGCCCGCGACGGCGGCGGCGCCGTGGTGGTCGGCGCGGCCGTCCGGCACCCCGACGGCCGGCGGACGATCTCCGCCCTGCTGGTCGACCGCAGCGGCGAAGTCCGCGTCGGGTACGACAAGCAGCAGCTGTGGAGCGGCGAGCGGGAGCTGTTCGTCGCCGGTGACCGGGGCAGCACCCTGCTCGTCGACGACTGGCGGCTCGGGCTCGGCATCTGCTACGACGGGTGCTTCCCGGAGCACGGCCGGGCGGCGGCGGCCGACGGGGCGCACGGGTACCTCTGCCCGAGCGGCTACCTGGCAGGCTCGGAGCACCGCCGTGACCTCTACTACGCCGCCCGCGCGCTGGACAACACGATGTACGTGGTGTTCGCCAACCTCGTCGGCGGCGCCGACCCGTGGCGGTTCAACGGCGGGGCGGCGGTCTACGACCCGGAGGGCCGGGCACTGGCCCGGGGCGCGGACATCGGTGAGGCCGTGCTGGTCGTCGCGCTCGCCCCGGAGACCCTGGCGGCGACCCGGGCGGCCCACTGCATGCTGCTCGACCGCCTGCCCGACCAGGGGCGCACCCGGTCGGCGCTGCCAGCCTGA
- a CDS encoding HAD family hydrolase: MALLLLDLDNTLLDRAGPFRAWGERFLAGIGAPPADIDWLLSIDADGLTDRWDVADAVRDRYGLRVPSIDLVEELHDGVVANIRLDPLVACALRIADEAGWTPVVVSNGGARQQEAMIRRTGLDRVVADWVISEEAGVSKPNPRIFALAARRARLPLRGAWVIGDGPEVDIGGAAAVGLPSVWLHRGRSWVDSRFAPTRTVDGVIAAVAAVLAA, encoded by the coding sequence GTGGCGCTGCTCCTGCTGGACCTGGACAACACGCTGCTCGACCGGGCCGGTCCGTTTCGCGCCTGGGGGGAGCGTTTCCTGGCTGGTATCGGCGCGCCGCCGGCCGACATCGACTGGCTGTTGTCGATCGACGCCGACGGGCTGACCGACCGGTGGGACGTGGCCGACGCCGTGCGTGACCGGTACGGGCTGCGGGTCCCGTCCATCGACCTGGTCGAGGAACTGCACGACGGCGTGGTGGCGAACATCCGGCTCGATCCGCTGGTCGCCTGCGCGCTGCGGATCGCCGACGAGGCCGGCTGGACCCCCGTGGTGGTCAGCAACGGCGGGGCTCGGCAGCAGGAGGCCATGATCCGGCGTACCGGGCTGGACCGCGTCGTCGCCGACTGGGTGATCTCCGAGGAGGCCGGCGTCAGCAAGCCCAATCCGAGGATCTTCGCGCTGGCCGCCCGGCGGGCACGACTGCCCCTGCGCGGAGCCTGGGTGATCGGCGACGGCCCGGAGGTGGACATCGGGGGCGCCGCCGCAGTGGGCCTGCCCAGCGTCTGGTTGCACCGGGGACGGAGCTGGGTCGACAGCCGGTTCGCGCCCACCCGCACGGTGGACGGCGTGATCGCCGCCGTCGCGGCGGTGCTCGCCGCCTGA
- a CDS encoding serine protein kinase RIO has translation MRDHDLPAPERRTRGKRRFDDDEQHFLKRGRAAEPAPADPDVEPDPDTGERWSSWDDAVHGPQPHPDWLVTELAAKDTELGVLKTGKEADVHLVRRAVPGTDRSCLLAVKRYRDAQHRLFHRDAGYLEGRRVRRSRENRAMAGRTSFGRQMIAGQWAAAEFAALARLWEVGARYGTITVPYPVQVRGTELMLEFLGDQEEGLAAPRLAQLRPESRELRELWGQLVDALVVLARAGLAHGDLSPYNLLVHAGRLVLIDLPQVVDVVANPQGPEFLARDVRVVATWFAARGLPAADADPAVLTALLLREAGIR, from the coding sequence GTGCGCGATCATGACCTTCCGGCGCCCGAGCGCCGTACCCGCGGCAAACGCCGCTTCGACGACGACGAACAGCACTTCCTGAAGCGCGGGCGGGCAGCCGAACCCGCCCCCGCCGACCCCGACGTCGAGCCGGACCCCGACACGGGGGAGCGCTGGTCCTCCTGGGACGACGCCGTGCACGGCCCGCAGCCCCACCCGGACTGGCTGGTCACCGAACTGGCCGCCAAGGACACCGAACTGGGCGTGCTCAAGACCGGCAAGGAGGCGGACGTCCACCTGGTCCGTCGGGCGGTGCCCGGCACCGACCGGTCCTGCCTGCTGGCGGTCAAGCGGTACCGCGACGCCCAGCACCGGCTCTTCCACCGTGACGCCGGCTACCTGGAGGGACGCCGGGTCCGCCGGTCCAGGGAGAACAGGGCGATGGCCGGCCGCACCTCCTTCGGCCGGCAGATGATCGCCGGGCAGTGGGCGGCGGCCGAGTTCGCCGCGCTGGCCCGGCTCTGGGAGGTCGGCGCCCGGTACGGCACGATCACCGTTCCCTACCCGGTGCAGGTGCGCGGCACCGAGCTGATGCTGGAGTTCCTCGGCGACCAGGAGGAGGGGCTGGCCGCGCCCCGGCTGGCCCAACTGCGGCCGGAGTCCCGGGAGCTGCGCGAACTGTGGGGGCAGCTCGTCGACGCCCTCGTGGTGCTCGCCCGCGCCGGCCTCGCGCACGGCGACCTGTCGCCGTACAACCTCTTGGTGCACGCGGGGCGGCTGGTGCTGATCGACCTGCCGCAGGTGGTCGACGTGGTGGCCAACCCGCAGGGGCCGGAGTTCCTGGCCCGCGACGTCCGGGTGGTCGCCACCTGGTTCGCGGCCCGGGGCCTGCCCGCGGCGGACGCCGACCCGGCCGTGCTGACCGCGCTGCTGCTCCGGGAGGCGGGGATCCGCTGA
- a CDS encoding DUF2630 family protein produces MDDTTILNRISELVDEEHRLRADAQAGESGTDDDARTRLRALEESLDQCWDLLRRRRAARQAHGDPDAQGTRPKPEVERYLQ; encoded by the coding sequence ATGGACGACACGACCATCCTGAACCGGATCTCCGAGCTGGTCGACGAGGAGCACCGGTTGCGTGCCGACGCGCAGGCCGGCGAGTCGGGCACCGACGACGACGCCCGCACCCGGCTGCGCGCGCTGGAGGAGTCCCTCGACCAGTGCTGGGACCTGCTGCGCCGGCGGCGGGCCGCCCGGCAGGCCCACGGCGACCCGGACGCCCAGGGGACGCGTCCCAAACCGGAGGTCGAGCGCTACCTGCAGTGA
- a CDS encoding N-acetyltransferase family protein, translating into MVVRPEGRRRGVGSALLTAAEERLAGLGVHRAYARVADEPAPLAFAERCGYRPGRRNVSLGLDLATATLPAAPALPAGVRLTTAADLPDPRCTRRPPSTMPATTRCGRSTGGSGTGGWPPSGATWAPSRSESRHEILHGQAFP; encoded by the coding sequence CTGGTCGTGCGCCCTGAGGGGCGGAGGCGGGGCGTCGGATCGGCGCTGCTCACCGCCGCCGAGGAACGGCTCGCCGGGCTCGGCGTGCACCGGGCGTACGCGCGGGTCGCCGACGAGCCGGCGCCGCTCGCCTTCGCCGAGCGGTGCGGCTACCGGCCCGGCCGACGTAACGTGAGCCTGGGCCTGGACCTGGCGACGGCGACGTTGCCGGCCGCACCCGCCCTGCCCGCCGGGGTGCGGCTGACCACGGCCGCCGACCTGCCCGACCCGCGCTGTACGAGGCGTCCACCCTCAACGATGCCGGCAACGACGCGATGCGGGCGGTCAACGGGTGGTTCGGGTACTGGCGGGTGGCCGCCAAGTGGCGCTACCTGGGCACCCTCCAGAAGTGAGTCCCGCCACGAAATCCTTCATGGACAAGCATTCCCATGA
- a CDS encoding cytochrome P450, whose translation MAEREVDDSQGRAARSVPLWKMLPGLMRDPLGQLVALADSAEGEILRLNLGTVRPYLVTEPAHVQHILRDNEANYTRGGQSMLWRPVRRFTGDGILSDGPEWRASRARMQPHFTAKRIDLLVDSMSRAISDAVDEFDEPARTGRWLDAGTELGRVICRAISSVFFADRVSLADQLRIVAAQGTIVTALRARLLLPFVPDAVPVPGDRALRRAIGVVDDIMLPLVRAEIANPRDGDDLLAALARARDEHGRPLDERQVRDDVVASFATATETTYAVLTWLWPILDAHPEIAERLYAELDEVVGTDRVISRDQLSALTYTRSVVDELLRMYPAGWLVPRTALADDVIGGTRIRAGSLVVVSSYITQRLARFWDRPDTFDPERFRGDQSRRSHRYAYFPFGGGPHQCLGMYLFNLEAPLVVATVLSRYRFRLREPGMPPRQLAAALRPGRPVVMALTPVRERRPA comes from the coding sequence ATGGCTGAGCGGGAAGTCGACGACTCACAGGGGCGGGCGGCGCGATCCGTTCCACTCTGGAAGATGCTGCCGGGCCTGATGCGTGACCCGCTGGGCCAGCTCGTCGCGCTGGCGGACTCCGCCGAGGGCGAGATCCTCCGGCTCAACCTCGGGACGGTCCGCCCCTACCTGGTGACCGAGCCGGCCCACGTGCAGCACATCCTGCGTGACAACGAGGCCAACTACACCCGTGGCGGCCAGAGCATGCTCTGGCGTCCGGTGCGGCGGTTCACCGGCGACGGCATCCTCTCCGACGGACCGGAGTGGCGGGCCAGCCGTGCTCGGATGCAGCCGCACTTCACCGCCAAGCGCATCGACCTCCTGGTGGACTCCATGAGCCGCGCGATCAGCGACGCGGTCGACGAGTTCGACGAGCCGGCCCGCACCGGCCGGTGGCTGGACGCCGGAACGGAACTGGGACGGGTCATCTGCCGGGCGATCAGCAGCGTCTTCTTCGCCGACCGGGTGAGTCTCGCCGACCAGCTGCGGATCGTCGCCGCCCAGGGCACGATCGTGACCGCGCTGCGCGCGCGTCTGCTGCTGCCGTTCGTGCCGGACGCCGTGCCGGTGCCCGGGGACCGTGCCCTGCGCCGCGCGATCGGTGTCGTCGACGACATCATGCTGCCGCTGGTACGGGCGGAGATCGCCAACCCGCGCGACGGTGACGACCTGCTCGCCGCCCTGGCCCGCGCCCGCGACGAGCACGGCCGTCCACTCGACGAACGGCAGGTCCGCGACGACGTCGTGGCGTCGTTCGCCACCGCGACCGAGACCACCTACGCCGTACTGACCTGGCTGTGGCCGATCCTGGACGCCCACCCCGAGATCGCCGAACGGCTCTACGCGGAGCTGGACGAGGTGGTGGGAACGGACCGGGTGATCAGCCGGGACCAGTTGAGCGCGCTCACCTACACCCGGTCGGTCGTGGACGAACTACTGCGGATGTACCCCGCGGGCTGGCTGGTGCCCCGTACGGCGCTCGCCGACGACGTCATCGGGGGCACCAGGATCAGGGCGGGCAGCCTCGTCGTCGTCAGCTCGTACATCACCCAGCGGCTGGCCCGGTTCTGGGACCGTCCGGACACCTTCGACCCCGAGCGCTTCCGTGGCGACCAGTCCCGCCGCAGCCACCGGTACGCGTACTTCCCGTTCGGCGGCGGCCCGCACCAGTGCCTGGGCATGTACCTGTTCAACCTGGAGGCTCCGCTGGTGGTGGCCACGGTCCTCAGCCGCTACCGCTTCCGGCTGAGGGAGCCCGGGATGCCACCCAGGCAGTTGGCGGCGGCCCTGCGCCCGGGCCGGCCGGTGGTCATGGCGCTGACCCCGGTCCGCGAGCGGAGGCCGGCATGA
- a CDS encoding terpene synthase family protein, which yields MTAVPAAIPDQSPGVATAPGERDALREAQEQGRICGLAVRGQRDLQASAVAHPELFPADPFDTMLFANISLAIAFGAPWCRAEQLRAANRTVLWGFALDWLIDHRARSGDEVDGLVARCLTVAAGEAPATDDHLGAYLAELQGELATSPAFTAHHPLWRDRLAATVRAMAREWEWKAARRPGDRTSLPSLDEYLDNADNHACTIVNVAHWIYTGDEATLARLDELVAVSDQVQRALRLVNDLGTYERDLRWGDLNALLLVEDRAEVEQRLAALVDTCRQMLVPLRSTCPREADYLARQVGFSSGFYQLADFWGMS from the coding sequence ATGACCGCGGTGCCGGCGGCGATCCCTGACCAGTCGCCGGGCGTGGCGACGGCGCCGGGCGAGCGGGACGCGCTGCGGGAGGCACAGGAGCAGGGCCGGATCTGCGGCCTGGCGGTACGCGGCCAACGCGATCTCCAGGCGTCGGCCGTGGCCCACCCCGAACTGTTTCCCGCCGACCCGTTCGACACCATGCTGTTCGCCAACATCTCGCTGGCCATCGCCTTCGGCGCCCCGTGGTGCAGGGCGGAGCAACTGCGCGCCGCGAACCGGACCGTGCTGTGGGGCTTCGCCCTCGACTGGCTGATCGACCACCGGGCGCGCTCGGGCGACGAGGTCGACGGGCTCGTCGCCCGCTGTCTCACGGTGGCCGCCGGCGAAGCGCCCGCCACCGACGACCATCTCGGCGCCTACCTGGCCGAGCTACAGGGGGAACTCGCGACGTCCCCCGCCTTCACGGCGCACCACCCACTGTGGCGCGACCGCCTGGCCGCGACGGTGCGGGCGATGGCCCGCGAGTGGGAGTGGAAGGCGGCCCGCCGGCCCGGTGACCGGACGTCCCTGCCGAGCCTCGACGAGTACCTCGACAACGCCGACAACCACGCCTGCACGATCGTCAACGTCGCGCACTGGATCTACACCGGGGACGAGGCCACCCTCGCCCGGCTGGACGAGTTGGTCGCGGTCAGCGACCAGGTGCAGCGCGCCCTGCGCCTCGTCAACGACCTCGGCACGTACGAGCGGGACCTGCGCTGGGGCGACCTGAACGCCCTGCTGCTGGTCGAGGACCGCGCCGAGGTGGAACAGCGGCTCGCCGCCCTGGTGGACACCTGCCGCCAGATGCTCGTCCCGCTCCGGTCGACCTGCCCGCGTGAGGCGGACTACCTGGCCCGGCAGGTCGGCTTCAGCAGCGGCTTCTACCAGCTGGCCGACTTCTGGGGGATGTCGTGA
- a CDS encoding prenyltransferase/squalene oxidase repeat-containing protein: MTAAPVVVPDLGGAGLAVAGRELVAAMLDNPAGTVSPSVYETGRLVSDAPWLPGHAERLCHLLATQRADGGWGAPGGYGLVPTLSAVEALLSALRTPGRAGPPQAHRVSAAVDRGVATLRDRLLVAAEPVPDMPGVDLIVPALIDRIDALLVEGAPSPEWHGPALPMPPGMTRHRAEAVGRLLASGGPVPEKLWHAFEVLDRRARTHPRARPVSGAVGASPAATAAWLGDPARPGVDRAVLGYLTEAVASGGGPVPCTTPIAVFERAWVLGSLARVGVAAGVPVELTAGLAAALGPTGAATSPGLPTDADTTAVTLFALARLGRPVAPDSLLAYDTGTHFCTWQGEDGASVTTNAHVLEALGWHARRSPGRPHADVARRVAGWLVDGQLADGSWTDRWHASPYYATASVTASLAEYAPGGTGGRLDRAVDWVRDTQRADGSWGLWAGTPEETAYALQVLLGTGRPPRPGLDGVVRRALAYLDEHRDEGTGDGVPLWHDKDLYHPVLIVRAAVLAARHLTQLSGHPGR, translated from the coding sequence GTGACGGCCGCCCCGGTCGTCGTCCCGGACCTCGGTGGCGCCGGGCTGGCCGTCGCCGGCCGTGAGCTGGTGGCGGCGATGCTGGACAACCCCGCCGGCACGGTCTCGCCCTCGGTCTACGAGACCGGTCGGCTGGTCAGCGACGCGCCCTGGCTGCCCGGGCACGCCGAGCGGCTGTGCCACCTGCTGGCCACCCAGCGCGCCGACGGCGGGTGGGGGGCGCCGGGCGGGTACGGCCTGGTGCCGACCCTGAGCGCGGTGGAGGCGCTGCTGAGCGCGCTACGCACCCCGGGACGCGCCGGCCCGCCGCAGGCGCACCGGGTGTCGGCGGCCGTGGACCGGGGCGTCGCGACGCTGCGGGACCGGCTGCTGGTCGCCGCCGAGCCCGTGCCGGACATGCCGGGCGTCGACCTGATCGTGCCCGCCCTGATCGACCGGATCGACGCGCTCCTCGTCGAGGGTGCTCCGTCGCCGGAATGGCACGGGCCCGCGTTGCCGATGCCGCCCGGCATGACCCGGCACCGGGCCGAGGCGGTCGGGCGGCTCCTCGCCTCGGGCGGGCCCGTACCGGAGAAACTATGGCACGCCTTCGAGGTGCTGGACCGGCGGGCAAGGACGCACCCGCGGGCCCGGCCGGTGTCCGGCGCCGTCGGCGCCTCGCCCGCCGCCACCGCGGCCTGGCTGGGCGATCCCGCCCGCCCGGGCGTGGACCGGGCGGTGCTGGGCTACCTGACAGAAGCCGTCGCGTCCGGCGGCGGGCCTGTGCCGTGCACGACGCCCATCGCCGTGTTCGAGCGGGCCTGGGTGCTCGGCAGCCTGGCCCGGGTCGGCGTGGCGGCGGGCGTACCCGTCGAGCTGACCGCCGGCCTGGCCGCCGCGCTCGGACCGACCGGCGCGGCCACCTCGCCCGGCCTCCCGACGGACGCCGACACCACCGCCGTAACCCTCTTCGCGCTGGCGCGGCTCGGCCGGCCGGTCGCCCCCGACAGCCTCCTGGCGTACGACACGGGCACGCACTTCTGCACCTGGCAGGGCGAGGACGGCGCATCGGTCACCACGAACGCCCACGTGCTGGAGGCGCTCGGCTGGCATGCCCGGCGCTCCCCGGGTCGCCCGCACGCCGACGTGGCGCGGCGGGTGGCCGGCTGGCTGGTCGACGGCCAGCTCGCCGACGGCAGCTGGACGGATCGCTGGCACGCCTCGCCGTACTACGCGACGGCCAGCGTAACGGCGAGCCTGGCCGAGTACGCACCGGGCGGCACCGGTGGGCGGCTCGACCGGGCCGTCGACTGGGTGCGGGACACCCAGCGTGCCGACGGCTCGTGGGGACTGTGGGCGGGCACGCCGGAGGAGACCGCGTACGCCCTGCAGGTGCTGCTCGGCACCGGCCGCCCGCCCCGGCCGGGCCTCGACGGCGTCGTGCGCCGGGCGCTCGCCTACCTCGACGAGCACCGCGACGAGGGGACCGGCGACGGTGTTCCACTGTGGCATGACAAGGATCTCTACCATCCGGTGCTCATCGTGCGGGCCGCCGTGCTCGCGGCACGGCACCTGACCCAGCTGAGCGGCCACCCAGGACGGTGA